From Anopheles funestus chromosome 3RL, idAnoFuneDA-416_04, whole genome shotgun sequence, a single genomic window includes:
- the LOC125770225 gene encoding methyltransferase-like protein 22 isoform X1 — translation MSDVLEVTSELYAEAEFCSTDTGNGNAISKFTFVYPNRRDTDANGTQTDQTNGMDKRNGQPETGIEKTPSSIKDSEEESCIEEESFESDYDESVCDEEDFDSESDCCEASEQKESSQSSIKLDKDGDLDVERPRKGAIEIEHRKSTRLDLVGLQIWRGALLLADYIMHNERKFKNAHILELGSGVGLTSIVASMYAREVICTDIDIEGLLDLIRGNVQRNAQLSNPHCRMHVTELDFKVSYQDYPRELKDKLQHVQYVVAADVIYDDDITEAFVRTIVSLLLELPKLKAIYIALEKRYVFTLEDMDSVAPCYDYFLRYFQKRNSRFGVNRWKLINVCMNFPRYFDYDKVKDLVLLKICHANK, via the exons ATGTCCGATGTACTCGAGGTGACATCAGAGCTGTACGCGGAGGCAGAATTCTGCAGCACAGATACGGGTAATGGTA ATGCTATTTCTAAATTTACCTTTGTGTATCCAAACCGTCGCGATACTGACGCAAACGGTACACAAACGGATCAGACGAATGGCATGGACAAACGGAACGGCCAGCCAGAAACTGGTATCGAAAAGACACCATCTAGCATCAAAGACTCCGAAGAGGAAAGCTGTATTGAAgaggaatcgttcgaatcggATTACGACGAGAGTGTGTGCGATGAGGAGGATTTTGATTCCGAAAGTGATTGTTGCGAAGCGTCAGAACAAAAAGAATCAAGCCAATCTTCAATCAAGCTGGATAAAGACGGAGACTTGGACGTAGAACGACCACGAAAAGGTGCGATCGAAATAG AACATCGCAAATCAACCCGGCTGGATTTGGTCGGACTGCAGATATGGCGCGGTGCATTATTGCTGGCTGATTATATTATGCACAATGAACGGAAGTTTAAAAATGCCCATATCCTTGAACTTGGTTCCGGTGTAGGGCTTACGAGTATAGTTGCCAGCATGTATGCACGAGAGGTGATTTGTACGG ATATCGATATCGAAGGACTCCTGGATCTGATACGTGGAAATGTGCAAAGAAATGCCCAACTTTCCAACCCACACTGCCGCATGCACGTGACCGAGCTCGACTTCAAGGTTAGCTACCAGGACTATCCACGTGAGCTAAAAGACAAGCTTCAACACGTGCAGTATGTGGTTGCGGCCGATG TGATCTACGACGATGATATTACTGAAGCCTTTGTACGGACCATTGTTAGCCTGCTGCTGGAACTACCGAAGCTGAAAGCGATTTACATCGCGCTCGAAAAGCGTTACGTATTTACGCTCGAAGATATGGATTCGGTTGCACCGTGCTACGACTATTTTCTGCGATATTTTCAAAAACGTAACAGCCGGTTTGGCGTTAACCGCTGGAAGCTGATCAATGTGTGTATGAACTTTCCTCGCTATTTCGATTACGATAAGGTGAAGGACTTGGTGTTGTTGAAGATATGCCACGCCAACAAATGA
- the LOC125770225 gene encoding methyltransferase-like protein 22 isoform X2: MSDVLEVTSELYAEAEFCSTDTDAISKFTFVYPNRRDTDANGTQTDQTNGMDKRNGQPETGIEKTPSSIKDSEEESCIEEESFESDYDESVCDEEDFDSESDCCEASEQKESSQSSIKLDKDGDLDVERPRKGAIEIEHRKSTRLDLVGLQIWRGALLLADYIMHNERKFKNAHILELGSGVGLTSIVASMYAREVICTDIDIEGLLDLIRGNVQRNAQLSNPHCRMHVTELDFKVSYQDYPRELKDKLQHVQYVVAADVIYDDDITEAFVRTIVSLLLELPKLKAIYIALEKRYVFTLEDMDSVAPCYDYFLRYFQKRNSRFGVNRWKLINVCMNFPRYFDYDKVKDLVLLKICHANK; encoded by the exons ATGTCCGATGTACTCGAGGTGACATCAGAGCTGTACGCGGAGGCAGAATTCTGCAGCACAGATACGG ATGCTATTTCTAAATTTACCTTTGTGTATCCAAACCGTCGCGATACTGACGCAAACGGTACACAAACGGATCAGACGAATGGCATGGACAAACGGAACGGCCAGCCAGAAACTGGTATCGAAAAGACACCATCTAGCATCAAAGACTCCGAAGAGGAAAGCTGTATTGAAgaggaatcgttcgaatcggATTACGACGAGAGTGTGTGCGATGAGGAGGATTTTGATTCCGAAAGTGATTGTTGCGAAGCGTCAGAACAAAAAGAATCAAGCCAATCTTCAATCAAGCTGGATAAAGACGGAGACTTGGACGTAGAACGACCACGAAAAGGTGCGATCGAAATAG AACATCGCAAATCAACCCGGCTGGATTTGGTCGGACTGCAGATATGGCGCGGTGCATTATTGCTGGCTGATTATATTATGCACAATGAACGGAAGTTTAAAAATGCCCATATCCTTGAACTTGGTTCCGGTGTAGGGCTTACGAGTATAGTTGCCAGCATGTATGCACGAGAGGTGATTTGTACGG ATATCGATATCGAAGGACTCCTGGATCTGATACGTGGAAATGTGCAAAGAAATGCCCAACTTTCCAACCCACACTGCCGCATGCACGTGACCGAGCTCGACTTCAAGGTTAGCTACCAGGACTATCCACGTGAGCTAAAAGACAAGCTTCAACACGTGCAGTATGTGGTTGCGGCCGATG TGATCTACGACGATGATATTACTGAAGCCTTTGTACGGACCATTGTTAGCCTGCTGCTGGAACTACCGAAGCTGAAAGCGATTTACATCGCGCTCGAAAAGCGTTACGTATTTACGCTCGAAGATATGGATTCGGTTGCACCGTGCTACGACTATTTTCTGCGATATTTTCAAAAACGTAACAGCCGGTTTGGCGTTAACCGCTGGAAGCTGATCAATGTGTGTATGAACTTTCCTCGCTATTTCGATTACGATAAGGTGAAGGACTTGGTGTTGTTGAAGATATGCCACGCCAACAAATGA
- the LOC125770299 gene encoding G patch domain-containing protein 1 homolog, translated as MDEDEETLCRYGSALPAFEEDVVPSKKPITVEDQIVLDSNGKRRFHGAFTGGFSAGYWNTVGSEEGWKPSEFKSSRTEKSAMARQQNPMDFMDEEDLGEFGIAPQRVQAKEDFAQSSTNVRSNKRRLELSFSKGPIPGQPVLRALLEPAKEKTAVKILKKMGWREGQGIGERQTKGEKRRASERTSKEQYIMKMYGCEIPGRSEQNIDTENDGNDDTDSSDSDYEITFAPDDFDPLVAALKDNTFGLGYSGLDRGGTSKAFRLFDTLEVVGKNNKKLSIRGQAFGIGALEDDDDVDVYARDDMTRYDFSLEDRTQSKRAIEAKKSGLEANTLEGFCPANNARKLAKKVFRVDVPGGFRPRNWEERRSRFDPIDEGRAKRMAQENEHKIKGLGRHDLDPKERGAILGEKAVVSNPLLEKINKQSSSFVSREVMNEDAKLLLKKEENENAENNSKQTGLSLNPSGLVQHPSILQRQYVGSTKEGFKPFIALPEKQDRYERFLGFQPSERYLTREQYLESLQPLNLSAWDRERELKEFMQAERMYRPLDGLMSERFVTASSLIADETIPVDGESGKVREVRMQRIRVMWKPHKDICKRFNVPEPFGGMMVDETDDTEKRRKEKGKFSVFDYLEAPVTNRRDFVTPTMIPNVPQTGEGKQAHTPTTSTVDPISNAKTANIRVSSKDFFSNDNSTNTPPVGRSNDEVMDEQSKLQPAQQPSRSVIPQKPAKKRTELEAKVLEATHKKPEDKRDLFKSIFCSSDEEDDQNQDGNQMQSSDAENIPSSGKNALTDEEKLKMVDSFVAIKPASQMNILRNNSPPRGIFKNLFEYKNPTNGGDENLSNRDGVLQFSSKSQELSKVDDNQKKRPDQTKRVSDASSDSDQSEYYGPKLPSQNDMIDTEKPAGSQHIFAARKAPKKPKDEIWIEKDASSSSKGKKKKKHKHHQHKSKSKAKHKKDKKKSSHKHKSKH; from the exons ATGGACGAAGACGAAGAAACTCTTTGTAGATATGGGTCGGCTCTACCAGCGTTTGAAGAAG ATGTGGTGCCATCAAAAAAACCAATCACGGTGGAGGATCAAATCGTGCTGGATAGCAATGGAAAGCGTCGTTTTCATGGTGCGTTTACTGGTGGCTTTTCGGCGGGCTACTGGAATACCGTTGGTTCAGAGGAAGGCTGGAAACCATCGGAGTTTAAAAGCTCTAGGACAGAGAAATCCGCAATGGCTCGACAACAAAATCCGATGGATTTTATGGACGAGGAGGACTTGGGAGAGTTCGGAATTGCGCCTCAACGTGTACAGGCAAAAGAAGATTTTGCACAAAGCAGTACTAACGTTCGATCCAACAAGCGAAGACTTGAGTTGAGTTTTTCGAAAGGTCCCATACCCGGTCAGCCAGTGTTGCGAGCGTTGCTCGAACCGGCAAAAGAAAAGACGGCAgtcaaaattctcaaaaaaatgggcTGGCGAGAAGGCCAAGGAATCGGTGAAAGACAAACGAAAGGAGAGAAAAGACGAGCGAGCGAACGGACTAGCAAAGAGCAGTATATCATGAAAATGTACGGCTGCGAAATACCGGGTCGATCAGAGCAGAACATAGATACAGAAAACGATGGAAACGACGATACTGATAGCTCTGATAGCGATTATGAGATCACGTTCGCTCCAGATGATTTTGATCCCTTGGTAGCTGCTCTGAAAGACAATACTTTCGGATTAGGCTATAGCGGGTTGGATCGTGGTGGGACCTCCAAAGCGTTTCGACTCTTTGATACACTCGAGGTGGTTGGtaagaacaacaaaaagcttTCTATTCGCGGACAAGCTTTCGGTATAGGCGCACTGGAAGACGATGACGATGTGGATGTGTACGCCCGGGACGATATGACGCGGTACGATTTTTCGCTCGAAGATAGAACTCAATCGAAACGGGCTATTGAGGCGAAAAAATCTGGACTTGAAGCAAACACGTTGGAAGGTTTCTGTCCTGCCAATAATGCACGCAAGTTAGCTAAAAAGGTGTTTCGTGTTGATGTCCCCGGTGGCTTTAGGCCACGAAATTGGGAGGAACGTAGGTCTCGCTTTGACCCTATTGATGAGGGACGGGCCAAAAGAATGGCACAAGAAAATGAACACAAAATTAAAGGCCTCGGAAGACACGATCTCGACCCGAAGGAACGGGGTGCAATCTTAGGCGAAAAAGCAGTCGTCAGTAATCCATTGTTGGAGAAGATAAACAAGCAAAGTTCCAGTTTTGTTAGTCGAGAAGTGATGAATGAAGATGCAAaacttttattgaaaaaagaggaaaacgaAAATGCTGAAAACAATTCCAAACAAACAGGTTTATCGCTGAACCCATCTGGATTGGTGCAACATCCGAGCATTCTGCAGCGACAATATGTTGGTTCCACAAAGGAAGGTTTTAAACCGTTCATTGCATTGCCCGAAAAGCAGGACCGTTATGAACGATTTCTCGGTTTTCAACCTTCGGAACGCTACCTAACCCGTGAACAGTATCTCGAATCATTGCAACCATTAAATCTTTCTGCTTGGGATCGAGAACGAGAGTTGAAGGAATTCATGCAAGCCGAACGTATGTACCGTCCATTGGACGGTCTGATGTCAGAAAGGTTCGTAACGGCATCGAGCCTGATTGCGGATGAAACCATTCCTGTAGATGGTGAATCGGGAAAGGTGCGTGAAGTTCGTATGCAGCGCATTCGCGTAATGTGGAAACCGCACAAGGATATCTGCAAACGGTTCAACGTTCCAGAACCATTCGGCGGTATGATGGTAGACGAAACAGACGATACGGAAAAACGGCGAAAGGAAAAGGGGAAATTTTCTGTATTCGATTACCTGGAAGCTCCTGTTACTAATAGGCGTGATTTTGTAACACCCACCATGATTCCTAACGTACCGCAGACAGGTGAAGGAAAACAAGCGCATACACCTACGACTTCGACAGTCGATCCAATTAGCAATGCGAAAACTGCAAATATTCGAGTTTCATCGAAGGATTTTTTCTCCAACGATAATTCAACGAACACACCGCCGGTTGGGCGGTCCAATGATGAAGTTATGGACGAACAATCAAAACTGCAACCTGCCCAACAACCTTCCCGTAGCGTAATACCACAAAAGCCAGCGAAAAAACGAACGGAACTTGAGGCTAAAGTGCTGGAGGCAACACATAAAAAGCCTGAGGACAAACGTGATCTTTTTAAGTCCATTTTTTGTAGTAGTGACGAAGAGGACGATCAGAACCAGGATGGGAATCAAATGCAAAGTTCCGATGCGGAAAATATCCCATCGTCCGGAAAGAATGCACTAACGGACGAGGAAAAGCTTAAAATGGTCGACAGCTTTGTCGCGATTAAGCCCGCCAGCCAGATGAACATATTGCGCAACAATTCTCCACCGCGtggtatttttaaaaatttgttcgaATACAAAAATCCTACAAACGGTGGCGATGAAAATTTGTCTAACCGGGATGGTGTATTACAGTTTTCCTCCAAATCCCAAGAGCTCTCAAAAGTTGATGATAATCAGAAGAAGCGTCCTGATCAAACAAAAAGAGTATCTGATGCATCCAGCGATTCGGATCAATCAGAATATTACGGTCCAAAGCTTCCTTCACAAAACGATATGATTGATACCGAAAAACCGGCAGGATCACAACACATTTTTGCTGCCCGAAAAGCACCGAAAAAGCCGAAGGACGAAATTTGGATCGAAAAAGATGCGTCCTCGTCGAGCaaggggaagaaaaagaaaaaacataaacatcatcagcacaaaagcaaatcgaaagcaaaacacaagaaggacaaaaaaaagagtagtCATAAGCATAAGAGTAAGCATTAG